From Cannabis sativa cultivar Pink pepper isolate KNU-18-1 chromosome 8, ASM2916894v1, whole genome shotgun sequence, a single genomic window includes:
- the LOC115700946 gene encoding protein MAIN-LIKE 2-like has translation MEVTVADPYGTNPGPIDCSVLYDQEKHVSSAVWDGQERGALRCHEHTSKLDQWALTRKQLEFVEKAGFGYLKLIPAISLDNPLISALVERWRRETNTFHLNVGEMTVTLKDVALLLGLAIDGEPVIGTTYTTCQFVCEKYLGKAPESGYTSGGMVKLSWLKEFFSRCPEDAPLEIIERHTRAYLLYLVGSTIFSTTTGNKVPVMYLPLFENFEQCGRYAWGAAALSFLYRALGNASLRSQSTISGCLTLLQCWSYFHLNIGRPKLNHDLTHDRFPFVLRWKGKQSGPTANRDVVFYRKALDSLKPCDVEWLPYRNMDSTLIPEDIKNNLILGRSTTMLICFDKAERHLPNRCLRQYGMLQSIPEDVQRWERKSRGVDGGVDLSGKMESELNEWSERRYHIVEGDDSTDENDYLQWYLKITRKFVGRPISLSSEFQRTNAGLRDIAHIADTFSTKGLDSQQIELISRIRYIAHECLRDQVGGPAIVTATQQVETGKRVRGKERVRRKSTSKRIRKDELTQYNTVGEDDHSHFGVTVAIDHYKLHQADREENHSHLCALDSEEHPLGIIHAEGVVDHMQLCNDADIGINQSELNHATDEVADAEMSHALTKDDETEFLNDTENNIDTQPCSAMQEIKDSHLSVATLEVDSQLTGVPKDVDSQFCDPPKEVVLQHPDAIKVADSQANDPTKEVPNSQLHDTTEEVVNSQLSDTAEVIDSQLIDAREVMDSQLPDAFNNASESQISHAISESDQETGKETLTAAEVVQQSSLEPSIDMVQQQNAVAS, from the exons ATGGAGGTAACAGTGGCAGACCCTTATGGAACGAATCCAGGACCAATTGATTGTTCAGTACTTTATGATCAAGAGAAGCATGTTTCCTCAGCAGTTTGGGATGGGCAG GAGCGTGGTGCGCTTAGATGTCATGAACACACTTCAAAGTTAGATCAATGGGCACTTACGCGAAAACAACTTGAGTTTGTAGAGAAGGCTGGGTTTGGTTATTTAAAACTGATCCCTGCGATAAGTCTTGATAATCCTCTTATTTCTGCCTTAGTTGAGAGGTGGAGGAGAGAAACAAACACCTTCCACTTGAATGTTGGAGAAATGACTGTAACCCTCAAGGATGTTGCATTATTGCTTGGACTAGCTATAGATGGAGAACCAGTAATCGGGACAACTTACACCACCTGCCAATTTGTGTGTGAAAAATATCTTGGAAAAGCGCCAGAATCTGGTTATACCAGTGGTGGAATGGTGAAGCTAAGCTGGTTGAAAGAGTTTTTTTCTCGGTGCCCTGAGGATGCGCCACTTGAGATTATTGAACGTCATACTCGTGCTTACCTCTTATACCTTGTAGGCAGCACAATATTTTCCACTACTACTGGAAACAAAGTCCCTGTTATGTACCTTCCCTTATTTGAGAATTTTGAGCAGTGTGGAAGGTATGCTTGGGGGGCTGCTGCATTGTCATTTTTGTATAGGGCCCTAGGTAATGCCTCATTGAGATCTCAGAGTACGATTAGTGGTTGCTTAACACTTTTACAG TGCTGGAGTTACTTTCACTTGAACATTGGTCGACCAAAGCTCAATCATGACTTAACACACGATCGGTTTCCATTTGTGCTTCGATGGAAGGGGAAACAAAGTGGCCCCACTGCTAATCGTGATGTAGTATTCTACCGTAAAGCATTGGATTCACTGAAGCCATGTGAT GTGGAGTGGCTTCCTTATAGAAACATGGATAGTACATTAATTCCAGAAGATATAAAGAATAATCTGATTTTAGGAAGGTCAACGACAATGTTGATTTGTTTTGACAAGGCAGAAAGGCATCTCCCTAATCGTTGTCTTAGGCAGTACGGTATGCTTCAGTCAATTCCAGAAGATGTACAGAGATGGGAGAGAAAAAGTCGTGGGGTTGACGGCGGAGTTGACTTGTCAGGGAAGATGGAATCTGAACTTAATGAATGGTCAGAACGTCGATATCATATAGTGGAAGGTGATGATAGTACAGATGAAAATGACTACTTGCAGTGGTACCTGAAAATTACTCGTAAATTTGTAGGAAGACCGATATCTCTCTCATCAGAGTTTCAAAGAACA AATGCCGGGTTGAGGGATATTGCACACATAGCGGACACATTCTCCACAAAAGGGTTGGATTCTCAACAAATTGAATTGATTTCTAGAATCAGATATATTGCCCATGAATGTCTTAGGGACCAAGTTGGAGGTCCAGCCATCGTGACTGCTACTCAACAAGTTGAAACCGGAAAAAGGGTTAGAGGAAAGGAGAGAGTAAGAAGAAAAAGTACATCAAAACGTATTCGTAAGGATGAGCTGACGCAATATAACACAGTTGGCGAGGATGACCATTCTCATTTTGGTGTTACTGTTGCTATTGATCATTATAAACTACATCAAGCAGATAGAGAAGAGAACCATTCGCACTTGTGCGCTTTAGATAGCGAGGAACACCCTTTAGGGATTATACATGCTGAAGGTGTGGTTGACCACATGCAGCTATGTAATGATGCTGATATTGGGATCAATCAGTCAGAGCTAAACCATGCAACTGATGAAGTAGCTGATGCTGAAATGAGCCATGCATTGACCAAAGATGATGAAACAGAGTTTCTTAATGATACAGAAAATAACATTGACACTCAGCCTTGTAGTGCAATGCAGGAGATCAAAGACTCCCACCTTTCCGTTGCAACTCTTGAGGTTGATTCACAGCTAACAGGTGTACCTAAGGACGTTGATTCGCAGTTTTGTGATCCGCCTAAGGAGGTTGTCTTGCAGCACCCTGATGCAATTAAGGTCGCTGATTCTCAGGCTAATGATCCCACGAAGGAAGTCCCTAACTCGCAGCTTCATGATACAACCGAGGAGGTTGTCAACTCACAGCTGAGTGATACAGCTGAGGTTATCGACTCACAGTTAATTGATGCAAGGGAAGTTATGGATTCACAACTTCCTGATGCTTTTAACAATGCTAGCGAATCACAAATTTCTCATGCAATTAGCGAGAGTGATCAGGAGACAGGTAAAGAAACTTTAACAGCCGCAGAGGTTGTTCAACAATCGTCTCTCGAGCCTTCCATAGATATGGTACAACAACAGAATGCTGTAGCATCATAG
- the LOC115698765 gene encoding receptor like protein 29 produces the protein MFFCSFSLFFFLFFLLHFLSLPYSALSVLLNNLSHANKQTLPPSEAETLLNIMESMSSDQTWKTSYPHPCQQDSSWPGIECKLGNDNTFHVSRLDFGTFPYPTCKKTASFPSQIFALPFLQSVFFFDCFTHTKTTLSVPEDNNVFNSSLQQLSLRSNPALIGSIPPQISKLKSLKILTLSQNNLSGKIPVEIFSLTSLVHLDLSYNLLTGSIPNQLGNLKSLVGVDLSYNKLSGTIPNTIGQLGQLQKLDLSSNLLTGGIPDDIGELSVLVFMALSNNKLNKQFPEGIEKLQSLQYLIMDENPMSVQLPLGLGKLVKLEELRLADSGYSGTIPETLSQLKSLTTLSLPNNHLTGQIPVGFSGLSHIYHLNLSKNLLGGTVPFNSSFLNRLGKNLDLSGNPSLCLSPSEAYSVKVGVVNICGKMKNGSANANQPLMNSHALSHQPLFLLGLLLLFM, from the coding sequence ATGTTCTTCTGCTCATTctcactcttcttcttcctcttctttcttcttcattttctttctcttccttaCTCTGCTCTATCTGTACTCCTCAACAATCTAAGCCATGCAAACAAACAGACACTTCCACCATCTGAAGCTGAAACTCTGCTCAACATCATGGAATCAATGTCTTCTGACCAAACATGGAAGACCTCTTATCCTCACCCTTGTCAACAAGACTCATCTTGGCCTGGTATAGAATGCAAACTTGGAAATGACAATACTTTTCATGTCTCAAGGCTTGACTTTGGTACTTTTCCTTACCCAACTTGCAAGAAAACAGCTTCTTTCCCTTCTCAAATCTTTGCTCTGCCTTTTCTCCAATCTGTTTTCTTCTTTGATTGTTTCACTCATACGAAAACAACTCTATCTGTTCCAGAAGATAATAATGTCTTCAACTCCTCACTTCAACAGCTCAGTCTAAGGTCCAACCCAGCTTTAATTGGTTCAATCCCACCTCAGATTTCTAAACTTAAGTCCTTAAAGATCCTAACTTTATCACAAAACAATCTCTCTGGGAAAATCCCAGTTGAGATTTTTAGCTTAACTTCTTTAGTTCACCTTGATTTGAGCTATAACTTGCTCACTGGTTCTATCCCAAATCAATTGGGCAATCTTAAAAGCCTAGTGGGTGTTGATTTAAGCTACAATAAACTTTCAGGGACAATCCCCAACACAATTGGCCAACTGGGTCAGCTTCAAAAACTTGATTTAAGCTCTAATTTGCTTACTGGTGGAATTCCTGATGATATTGGGGAACTGAGTGTATTGGTCTTCATGGCTTTGAGTAACAATAAACTGAATAAACAGTTTCCAGAAGGAATAGAAAAGTTGCAGAGTTTGCAGTACTTAATTATGGATGAAAATCCCATGTCAGTACAATTACCATTAGGACTTGGTAAGCTTGTGAAACTTGAAGAGTTAAGGCTTGCTGATTCTGGATATTCAGGTACCATACCAGAAACTTTGTCTCAGCTAAAAAGCTTAACCACTTTGTCATTACCAAACAACCATTTGACAGGTCAAATCCCAGTTGGGTTTAGTGGTCTCTCACATATTTACCACTTGAATCTCAGTAAAAATCTCTTAGGTGGTACTGTGCCTTTCAATTCAAGTTTTTTAAATAGGCTTGGTAAAAACTTGGACCTTAGTGGGAACCCAAGTCTCTGTTTGAGTCCCTCTGAAGCATATAGTGTCAAAGTTGGAGTAGTCAATATATGTGGAAAAATGAAGAATGGATCTGCCAATGCCAATCAGCCATTGATGAACTCTCATGCTTTATCTCATCAACCATTGTTTCTGCTTGGTCTCTTATTATTGTTCATGTAA
- the LOC115701171 gene encoding putative pentatricopeptide repeat-containing protein At1g09680 isoform X1: MSTNLEKKERNKAVMKMAVILKINNKKNHFLLLLSLSFSRSSSSTSSSTPAWYACNSSPPTLSHSHHPNPDPILLSLSQAINSTQTKSLDSSLNSLLPSLTASHFIDLITFNPCSLSPHSLLSFFNWLSSRSTFRHTLHSYGAMAGFLCANRMVPEAQSLLRFVVSRKGKDSASSVFAAIVESKGICFQQSGVFDSLIKFYIDCGFVSDAIQCFRLVMKHKFRIPFRGCEYLLGKVMRSNSAESAWLFYSEILDCGYPPKVCSFNILLHKFCRECKIMKAQLLFDEITKRGLHPTVVSFNTLINGYCKSGNLEEGFKLKRVMEDSGVSPDVFTYSVLIGGLCKESKLDGACELFEEMSKSGLVPNNVTFTTLINGHCRNGRIDLAMEVYKKMLGKGVKPDLIMYNVLINGFCKDGNVGEARKLLHEMKMRGLKPDKITYTTIIDGCFKEGDLETAVEIRKEMVKEGIELDNVAFTALISGLCREGRIIDAEITLREMLNAGMKPDDATYTMVIDEFCKLGDVKMGFKLLKEMQRNGRVPGVVTYNVLMNGLCKKGQMKNAHMLLDAMLNLEVVPDDITYNILLQGHCKLRNPEDVDKLRSQMGLVSDYASYTSLVGKIK; the protein is encoded by the coding sequence ATGAGTACTAATttggaaaagaaagaaagaaacaaaGCAGTAATGAAAATGGCGGTAATCCTGAAAATCAATAATAAGAAAAACCACTTTCTTCttctactctctctctctttctctcgtaGCTCTAGCTCTACCTCCTCCTCCACCCCCGCCTGGTACGCCTGCAACTCCTCCCCTCctactctctctcactctcaccATCCCAATCCCGATCCCAtactcctctctctctcccaaGCTATCAACAGCACCCAAACAAAGTCTCTTGACTCATCACTCAACTCTCTTCTCCCTTCTCTCACTGCTTCTCACTTTATCGACCTCATCACCTTCAACCCCTGCTCTCTCTCCCCACACTCTCTCCTCTCCTTCTTCAATTGGCTGTCTTCCCGCTCAACTTTTCGCCATACCCTCCATTCTTATGGCGCCATGGCTGGGTTCCTCTGCGCCAATCGTATGGTTCCAGAAGCTCAATCTCTGCTGCGCTTCGTTGTCTCTCGCAAGGGGAAGGATTCCGCTTCCTCCGTTTTCGCTGCTATTGTTGAGAGTAAAGGTATCTGTTTTCAACAGAGTGGTGTGTTTGATTCTTTGATTAAGTTTTATATCGATTGTGGGTTTGTGTCAGATGCAATTCAGTGCTTTAGATTGGTTATGAAGCATAAATTTCGTATCCCATTTCGTGGTTGTGAGTATTTGCTTGGTAAAGTGATGAGGTCAAATTCAGCTGAGTCTGCTTGGTTGTTTTACTCTGAGATTTTGGACTGTGGTTATCCTCCTAAGGTATGTAGTTTCAACATTTTATTGCATAAATTTTGTAGAGAATGTAAAATTATGAAAGCCCAGTTACTGTTTGATGAAATTACCAAACGGGGTTTGCACCCAACTGTTGTTAGCTTCAATACTTTGATCAATGGATACTGTAAATCAGGGAATTTAGAGGAGGGATTTAAGCTGAAGAGAGTTATGGAGGATAGTGGTGTATCTCCTGATGTTTTTACTTACAGTGTTTTGATTGGTGGGTTGTGTAAAGAGAGCAAGTTAGATGGTGCATGTGAGTTGTTTGAAGAAATGTCTAAGAGTGGTTTGGTTCCAAATAATGTAACTTTTACTACCTTGATTAATGGGCACTGCAGAAATGGAAGAATTGATTTGGCTATGGAGGTTTATAAGAAGATGCTGGGCAAAGGTGTCAAGCCTGATTTGATTATGTACAATGTGCTCATAAATGGTTTTTGCAAAGATGGAAATGTGGGTGAAGCTAGAAAGCTCTTACATGAGATGAAAATGAGAGGTTTGAAGCCTGATAAGATCACTTACACTACGATAATTGATGGGTGTTTCAAAGAGGGTGATCTAGAAACTGCCGTGGAGATTAGGAAGGAAATGGTAAAGGAAGGAATCGAGCTTGATAATGTAGCTTTCACCGCCCTTATTTCGGGATTATGCAGAGAGGGAAGAATCATAGATGCAGAAATTACACTGAGGGAGATGTTGAATGCTGGCATGAAACCTGATGATGCTACATATACCATGGTCATTGATGAGTTTTGTAAGTTGGGGGATGTGAAAATGGGATTCAAATTGCTGAAGGAAATGCAGAGAAATGGCCGTGTACCAGGAGTTGTAACGTATAATGTTCTTATGAATGGTTTGTGCAAGAAAGGTCAGATGAAAAATGCTCATATGCTCTTAGATGCTATGCTTAATTTGGAAGTGGTTCCTGATGACATAACATACAATATTCTTTTACAAGGGCATTGCAAGCTTCGAAATCCAGAGGATGTTGATAAACTACGAAGTCAGATGGGGCTTGTTTCAGATTATGCTTCATATACTTCACTTGttggtaaaattaaataa
- the LOC115698611 gene encoding ubiquinone biosynthesis O-methyltransferase, mitochondrial has product MGSNFDHFCRWAILSHFLVQTTAMASNLLIKLRSLSTATNGHHTLARRYLSCGEAPLILIRSAGARLYSDVPSLPQPSTPLPRLSQSGANSSTSSSVDQSELAKFASIAETWWDSEGPFKPLHAINPTRLAFIRSTLCRHFRRDSNSARPFEGLKFADIGCGGGILSEPLARMGASVTGVDAGDKNIKIARLHGGLDPVTSTINYCCTTAEKMVEEQKSFDAVISLEVIEHVANPAEFTKSLAALTVPDGAMVMSTINRTMRAYATTIVAAEYLLHWLPIGTHQWSSFVTPEELTLLLQRSSVSVKEMAGFVFNPLTGKWSLSDDISVNYILYGTKTASQ; this is encoded by the exons ATGGGGTCAAACTTTGACCATTTTTGTAGATGGGCTATTCTTTCTCATTTTCTTGTTCAAACGACGGCCATGGCTTCCAACCTCCTGATCAAACTCCGATCTCTGTCCACAGCCACGAATGGCCACCACACCCTTGCTCGTCGGTACCTGAGCTGCGGAGAAGCACCGCTAATCCTCATTCGCAGTGCCGGAGCTAGACTCTACTCCGATGTCCCGTCTTTACCCCAACCTTCTACTCCACTGCCTCGACTTTCTCAGTCCGGCGCCAATTCTTCGACTAGTTCGTCGGTGGATCAGTCTGAACTCGCCAAGTTCGCTTCCATTGCTGAAACCTG GTGGGATTCTGAAGGCCCGTTCAAACCATTGCATGCGATCAATCCTACTAGACTCGCCTTCATCCGCTCCACTCTTTGTCGACATTTCAG GAGGGATTCAAACTCTGCTAGGCCTTTTGAAGGACTGAAATTTGCTGATATTGGTTGTGGTGGTGGAATTCTTTCTGAG CCTCTAGCTCGAATGGGAGCTTCTGTAACTGGAGTTGATGCTGGGGATAAGAATATCAAAATTGCACGCCTTCATGGT GGTTTGGATCCGGTGACTTCAACAATCAATTATTGCTGCACAACAGCCG AAAAGATGGTTGAAGAACAGAAAAGTTTTGATGCTGTGATTTCATTAGAG GTAATTGAGCACGTAGCAAACCCTGCTGAATTCACCAAGTCTCTAGCAGCATTAACTGTTCCAGATGGAGCTATGGTGATGTCAACTATTAACCGAACTATGAGGGCATATGCTACAACCATCGTTGCAGCAGAGTATCTTCTTCATTGG cttccCATAGGTACACACCAATGGTCAAGCTTTGTAACTCCTGAAGAATTGACCCTGCTTCTACAGCGTTCATCAGTTTCG gtcaAAGAGATGGCTGGTTTTGTTTTCAACCCATTGACTGGAAAATGGTCTCTATCTGATGACATTAGTGTAAATTACATCCTTTATGGTACCAAAACGGCCtctcaataa
- the LOC115701171 gene encoding putative pentatricopeptide repeat-containing protein At1g09680 isoform X2, with product MSTNLEKKERNKAVMKMAVILKINNKKNHFLLLLSLSFSRSSSSTSSSTPAWYACNSSPPTLSHSHHPNPDPILLSLSQAINSTQTKSLDSSLNSLLPSLTASHFIDLITFNPCSLSPHSLLSFFNWLSSRSTFRHTLHSYGAMAGFLCANRMVPEAQSLLRFVVSRKGKDSASSVFAAIVESKDAIQCFRLVMKHKFRIPFRGCEYLLGKVMRSNSAESAWLFYSEILDCGYPPKVCSFNILLHKFCRECKIMKAQLLFDEITKRGLHPTVVSFNTLINGYCKSGNLEEGFKLKRVMEDSGVSPDVFTYSVLIGGLCKESKLDGACELFEEMSKSGLVPNNVTFTTLINGHCRNGRIDLAMEVYKKMLGKGVKPDLIMYNVLINGFCKDGNVGEARKLLHEMKMRGLKPDKITYTTIIDGCFKEGDLETAVEIRKEMVKEGIELDNVAFTALISGLCREGRIIDAEITLREMLNAGMKPDDATYTMVIDEFCKLGDVKMGFKLLKEMQRNGRVPGVVTYNVLMNGLCKKGQMKNAHMLLDAMLNLEVVPDDITYNILLQGHCKLRNPEDVDKLRSQMGLVSDYASYTSLVGKIK from the exons ATGAGTACTAATttggaaaagaaagaaagaaacaaaGCAGTAATGAAAATGGCGGTAATCCTGAAAATCAATAATAAGAAAAACCACTTTCTTCttctactctctctctctttctctcgtaGCTCTAGCTCTACCTCCTCCTCCACCCCCGCCTGGTACGCCTGCAACTCCTCCCCTCctactctctctcactctcaccATCCCAATCCCGATCCCAtactcctctctctctcccaaGCTATCAACAGCACCCAAACAAAGTCTCTTGACTCATCACTCAACTCTCTTCTCCCTTCTCTCACTGCTTCTCACTTTATCGACCTCATCACCTTCAACCCCTGCTCTCTCTCCCCACACTCTCTCCTCTCCTTCTTCAATTGGCTGTCTTCCCGCTCAACTTTTCGCCATACCCTCCATTCTTATGGCGCCATGGCTGGGTTCCTCTGCGCCAATCGTATGGTTCCAGAAGCTCAATCTCTGCTGCGCTTCGTTGTCTCTCGCAAGGGGAAGGATTCCGCTTCCTCCGTTTTCGCTGCTATTGTTGAGAGTAAAG ATGCAATTCAGTGCTTTAGATTGGTTATGAAGCATAAATTTCGTATCCCATTTCGTGGTTGTGAGTATTTGCTTGGTAAAGTGATGAGGTCAAATTCAGCTGAGTCTGCTTGGTTGTTTTACTCTGAGATTTTGGACTGTGGTTATCCTCCTAAGGTATGTAGTTTCAACATTTTATTGCATAAATTTTGTAGAGAATGTAAAATTATGAAAGCCCAGTTACTGTTTGATGAAATTACCAAACGGGGTTTGCACCCAACTGTTGTTAGCTTCAATACTTTGATCAATGGATACTGTAAATCAGGGAATTTAGAGGAGGGATTTAAGCTGAAGAGAGTTATGGAGGATAGTGGTGTATCTCCTGATGTTTTTACTTACAGTGTTTTGATTGGTGGGTTGTGTAAAGAGAGCAAGTTAGATGGTGCATGTGAGTTGTTTGAAGAAATGTCTAAGAGTGGTTTGGTTCCAAATAATGTAACTTTTACTACCTTGATTAATGGGCACTGCAGAAATGGAAGAATTGATTTGGCTATGGAGGTTTATAAGAAGATGCTGGGCAAAGGTGTCAAGCCTGATTTGATTATGTACAATGTGCTCATAAATGGTTTTTGCAAAGATGGAAATGTGGGTGAAGCTAGAAAGCTCTTACATGAGATGAAAATGAGAGGTTTGAAGCCTGATAAGATCACTTACACTACGATAATTGATGGGTGTTTCAAAGAGGGTGATCTAGAAACTGCCGTGGAGATTAGGAAGGAAATGGTAAAGGAAGGAATCGAGCTTGATAATGTAGCTTTCACCGCCCTTATTTCGGGATTATGCAGAGAGGGAAGAATCATAGATGCAGAAATTACACTGAGGGAGATGTTGAATGCTGGCATGAAACCTGATGATGCTACATATACCATGGTCATTGATGAGTTTTGTAAGTTGGGGGATGTGAAAATGGGATTCAAATTGCTGAAGGAAATGCAGAGAAATGGCCGTGTACCAGGAGTTGTAACGTATAATGTTCTTATGAATGGTTTGTGCAAGAAAGGTCAGATGAAAAATGCTCATATGCTCTTAGATGCTATGCTTAATTTGGAAGTGGTTCCTGATGACATAACATACAATATTCTTTTACAAGGGCATTGCAAGCTTCGAAATCCAGAGGATGTTGATAAACTACGAAGTCAGATGGGGCTTGTTTCAGATTATGCTTCATATACTTCACTTGttggtaaaattaaataa
- the LOC115699436 gene encoding V-type proton ATPase subunit D — MSGQNQRLNVVPTVTMLGVMKARLVGATRGHALLKKKSDALTVQFRQILKKIVSTKESMGDVMKASSFALTEAKYVAGENIKHIVLENVQTATLKVRSRQENIAGVKLPKFDYFTEGETKNDLTGLARGGQQIQLCRAAYVKAIEVLVELASLQTSFLTLDEAIKTTNRRVNALENVVKPRIENTITYIKGELDELEREDFFRLKKIQGYKKREIERQMAAAKNFAEEQAAEHLSLKRGISLHSAQDILSSEKDEDIIF, encoded by the coding sequence ATGTCTGGGCAAAATCAGCGATTAAATGTAGTTCCCACTGTTACTATGCTGGGAGTTATGAAAGCACGTCTTGTTGGTGCAACAAGAGGCCATGCTCTTCTCAAGAAAAAGAGTGATGCTTTAACTGTGCAGTTCCGTCAGATTCTGAAAAAGATAGTGTCAACGAAGGAATCAATGGGAGATGTGATGAAAGCTTCATCATTTGCGCTAACTGAGGCCAAATATGTTGCTGGTGAAAACATCAAGCACATTGTCCTGGAGAATGTTCAAACTGCAACTCTTAAAGTTCGTTCAAGGCAAGAGAACATTGCTGGTGTGAAGCTTCcgaagtttgattattttacTGAGGGTGAAACCAAGAATGACCTCACTGGATTGGCTCGTGGTGGACAACAGATCCAACTCTGCCGTGCTGCTTATGTGAAAGCAATCGAGGTTCTTGTTGAGCTCGCCTCACTTCAAACATCATTTTTAACTCTCGACGAAGCAATCAAGACAACAAATCGTCGTGTTAATGCCTTGGAGAATGTTGTGAAACCGAGAATAGAGAATACCATAACTTACATCAAGGGAGAGTTGGATGAGCTGGAAAGGGAAGATTTCTTCAGGCTAAAGAAGATTCAGGGCTACAAGAAAAGGGAAATTGAGAGACAGATGGCAGCTGCCAAGAACTTTGCCGAGGAGCAGGCTGCGGAGCACTTGTCGCTTAAGAGAGGAATTTCTCTTCATTCAGCTCAAGACATATTGTCTTCGGAGAAGGATGAAGATATAATTTTCTGA
- the LOC115699414 gene encoding citrate synthase, glyoxysomal, with translation MSRVTTESPVTARSRLAVLSAHLAAVSFEPNDLSSSLEPHCVSSRTPIQPPGNLKGSLSIVDERTGKKYQVQVSEEGTIKATDLKKITTGGNDKGLKLYDPGYLNTAPVRSSICYIDGDEGILRYRGYPIEELAESSTYLEVAYCLMYGNLPSQSQLANWEFAISQHSALPQGVLDIIHAMPHDAHPMGVVVSAMSALSVFHPDANPALKGQDLYQSKQVRDKQIARIIGKAPTIAAAAYLRLAGRPPVLPSSTLSYSENFLYMLDSLGNRSYKPNPRLARVLDILFILHAEHEMNCSTAAARHLASSGVDVYTALSGAVGALYGPLHGGANEAVLKMLNEIGSVENIPEFIEGVKNRKRKMSGFGHRVYKNYDPRAKVIKKLAEEVFSIVGRDPLIEVAVSLEKAALSDEYFVKRRLYPNVDFYSGLIYRAMGFPTEFFPVLFAIPRMAGYLAHWKESLDDPDTKIMRPQEVYTGVWLRHYMPLKERLATEEKADNLGQVSVSNASKRRLAGSKI, from the exons ATGTCAAGAGTCACAACCGAGTCGCCGGTCACCGCTCGGAGCCGCTTAGCCGTACTCTCAGCTCATCTAGCTGCTGTTTCCTTCGAACCCAATGACCTCTCCTCATCTCTCGAGCCACACTGCGTCTCCTCTCGGACCCCAATTCAACCGCCTGGGAACCTCAAGGGTTCCTTGTCCATCGTTGACGAGAGAACCGGTAAGAAGTACCAGGTCCAGGTCTCTGAAGAAGGGACCATCAAAGCTACTGATCTCAAGAAG ATAACGACAGGAGGAAATGACAAGGGGCTGAAATTATATGACCCTGGATATCTAAACACAGCCCCTGTTCGATCATCGATATGTTATATTGATGGTGATGAAGGGATCCTTAGATACAGGGGCTACCCAATTGAGGAATTGGCTGAGAGCAGTACCTATTTGGAAGTGGCCTATTGCTTAA TGTATGGGAATTTGCCTTCTCAAAGTCAGTTAGCAAATTGGGAATTTGCTATTTCTCAGCATTCAGCCCTACCACAAGGAGTATTG GATATCATACATGCAATGCCTCATGATGCACATCCTATGGGTGTGGTTGTCAGTGCAATGAGTGCTCTTTCGGTTTTTCACCCTGATGCCAACCCTGCTCTTAAA GGCCAAGATCTTTATCAGTCGAAACAAGTCAGAGACAAACAAATAGCACGTATTATTGGAAAG GCACCAACAATTGCAGCAGCTGCTTATTTGAGGCTGGCAGGAAGACCTCCAGTTCTACCTTCTAGCACTCTCTCTTACTCGGAGAATTTCTTATACATGCTAGATTCATT AGGCAATAGGTCTTATAAACCCAATCCACGACTAGCTAGAGTTCTAGACATTCTCTTTATACTGCATGCAGAGCATGAAATGAACTGCTCCACAGCGGCTGCCCGGCATCTTGCATCAAG TGGTGTTGATGTTTACACTGCTCTTTCTGGTGCTGTTGGAGCACTGTATGGCCCCCTTCATGGTGGCGCAAATGAG GCTGTGCTTAAGATGTTAAATGAGATTGGATCTGTTGAGAACATACCAGAGTTCATCGAGGGTGTGAAGAACAG GAAGCGAAAGATGTCAGGTTTTGGGCATCGTGTGTACAAAAACTATGATCCCAGAGCGAAGGTTATTAAAAAACTGGCAGAGGAAGTATTTTCAATTGTTGGTCGTGATCCCCTCATCGAG GTGGCTGTTTCTCTGGAGAAGGCTGCACTGTCAGATGAGTATTTTGTCAAGAGAAGGCTATATCCAAATGTGGATTTCTACTCTGGTTTAATATATAG GGCAATGGGATTTCCAACCGAATTCTTCCCAGTGTTGTTTGCAATCCCTCGAATGGCTGGGTACCTGGCTCACTGGAAGGAGTCCCTGGATGATCCTGATACAAAGATAATGAGACCACAAGAG GTATACACTGGGGTTTGGTTGAGGCACTATATGCCACTAAAAGAACGGTTGGCAACCGAGGAAAAGGCAGATAATCTTGGACAGGTCTCTGTTTCGAATGCTTCTAAGCGACGACTAGCTGGTTCTAAAATTTAA